The following coding sequences lie in one Vitis vinifera cultivar Pinot Noir 40024 chromosome 19, ASM3070453v1 genomic window:
- the LOC100232954 gene encoding (-)-germacrene D synthase isoform X1, whose product MSVQSSVVLLAPSKNLSPEVGRRCANFHPSIWGDHFLSYASEFTNTDDHLKQHVQQLKEEVRKMLMAADDDSAQKLLLIDAIQRLGVAYHFESEIDEVLKHMFDGSVVSAEEDVYTASLRFRLLRQQGYHVSCADLFNNFKDNEGNFKESLSSDVRGMLSLYEATHFRVHGEDILDEALAFTTTHLQSATKHSSNPLAEQVVHALKQPIRKGLPRLEARHYFSVYQADDSHNKALLKLAKLDFNLLQKLHQKELSDISAWWKDLDFAHKLPFARDRVVECYFWILGVYFEPQFFFARRILTKVIAMTSIIDDIYDVYGTLEELELFTEAVERWDISAIDQLPEYMRVCYQALLYVYSEIEEEMAKEGRSYRLYYAKEAMKNQVRAYYEEAKWLQVQQIPTMEEYMPVALVTSAYSMLATTSFVGMGDAVTKESFDWIFSKPKIVRASAIVCRLMDDMVSHKFEQKRGHVASAVECYMKQHGASEQETHNEFHKQVRDAWKDINEECLIPTAVPMPILMRVLNLARVIDVIYKNEDGYTHSGTVLKDFVTSMLIDPVPI is encoded by the exons ATGTCTGTTCAGTCTTCAGTGGTACTTCTTGCTCCATCTAAAAACCTCAGCCCTGAGGTTGGCCGGCGCTGTGCAAATTTTCATCCCAGCATTTGGGGGGATCATTTCCTTTCTTATGCTTCTGAATTCACA AACACTGATGATCATTTGAAGCAACATGTCCAACAGCTGAAAGAAGAAGTGAGGAAGATGCTAATGGCTGCTGATGATGATTCTGCGCAAAAGTTGCTCTTGATTGATGCAATCCAACGGCTGGGAGTTGCTTACCATTTTGAGAGTGAGATTGATGAAGTATTAAAACACATGTTCGATGGTTCCGTTGTCTCTGCTGAAGAAGATGTTTATACTGCTTCTCTCCGATTTCGGTTACTAAGACAACAAGGGTACCATGTCTCATGTG CAGATTTATTCAACAACTTCAAGGATAATGAAGGAAACTTCAAGGAATCCCTCAGCAGCGATGTGCGGGGAATGTTAAGCTTGTATGAAGCCACACATTTCAGGGTGCATGGAGAAGATATATTAGATGAAGCACTTGCTTTCACTACCACTCACCTTCAGTCCGCCACAAAGCACTCTTCAAATCCTCTTGCTGAACAAGTAGTTCATGCCCTGAAGCAGCCCATCCGAAAGGGGTTACCTAGGCTAGAGGCCAGGCATTATTTTTCTGTGTACCAAGCAGATGATTCTCATAACAAAGCTCTGCTGAAGCTAGCAAAGTTGGATTTCAACCTATTACAGAAATTACACCAGAAGGAGCTAAGTGACATTTCCGC GTGGTGGAAAGATTTAGACTTTGCACACAAGCTTCCTTTTGCAAGAGATCGGGTGGTGGAATGCTACTTTTGGATATTGGGGGTGTACTTTGAGCCCCAGTTTTTCTTCGCTAGAAGGATTCTCACTAAAGTAATAGCCATGACCTCTATTATTGATGACATCTATGACGTGTATGGTACACTTGAAGAACTCGAGCTCTTCACCGAAGCAGTTGAGAG GTGGGATATCAGTGCCATAGATCAACTGCCAGAGTACATGAGAGTGTGTTATCAAGCACTCTTATATGTATACAGTGAAATTGAGGAAGAAATGGCCAAGGAAGGAAGATCGTATCGGCTCTACTATGCAAAAGAAGCA ATGAAAAATCAAGTAAGAGCATACTATGAGGAAGCCAAATGGCTTCAAGTGCAACAAATTCCAACCATGGAGGAGTACATGCCTGTGGCGTTAGTTACCTCTGCATACTCAATGCTGGCGACCACATCGTTTGTTGGAATGGGAGATGCTGTGACAAAAGAAAGCTTCGATTGGATTTTCAGTAAGCCTAAGATTGTAAGGGCTTCAGCCATAGTTTGCAGGCTCATGGATGATATGGTTTCCCACAAG TTTGAGCAGAAGAGAGGACATGTTGCCTCAGCTGTTGAATGTTACATGAAGCAACATGGTGCGTCGGAGCAGGAAACGCACAACGAATTTCACAAACAAGTAAGAGATGCATGGAAGGATATCAATGAAGAGTGCCTCATCCCAACAGCTGTCCCAATGCCCATCCTCATGCGAGTTCTAAATCTCGCACGTGTTATAGATGTTATATACAAGAATGAAGATGGCTATACTCATTCTGGGACTGTTCTAAAGGATTTCGTAACTTCCATGCTAATTGATCCTGTGCCAATATGA
- the LOC100232954 gene encoding (-)-germacrene D synthase (The RefSeq protein has 9 substitutions compared to this genomic sequence), with the protein MSVQSSGVLLAPSKNLSPEVGRRCANFHPSIWGDHFLSYASEFTNTDDHLKQHVQQLKEEVRKMLMAADDDSAQKLLLIDAIQRLGVAYHFESEIDEVLKHMFDGSVVSAEEDVYTASLRFRLLRQQGYHVSCDLFNNFKDNEGNFKESLSSDVRGMLSLYEATHFRVHGEDILDEALAFTTTHLQSATKHSSNPLAEQVVHALKQPIRKGLPRLEARHYFSVYQADDSHNKALLKLAKLDFNLLQKLHQKELSDISAWWKDLDFAHKLPFARDRVVECYFWILGVYFEPQFFFARRILTKVIAMTSIIDDIYDVYGTLEELELFTEAVERWDISAIDQLPEYMRVCYQALLYVYSEIEEEMAKEGRSYRLYYAKEAMKNQVRAYYEEAKWLQVQQIPTMEEYMPVALVTSAYSMLATTSFVGMGDAVTKESFDWIFSKPKIVRASAIVCRLMDDMVFHKFEQKRGHVASAVECYMKQHGASEQETPNEFPQPVREAWKDINEECLIPTAVPMPILMRVLNLARVIDVIYKNEDGYTHFGAVLKDFVTSMLIDPVPI; encoded by the exons ATGTCTGTTCAGTCTTCAGTGGTACTTCTTGCTCCATCTAAAAACCTCAGCCCTGAGGTTGGCCGGCGCTGTGCAAATTTTCATCCCAGCATTTGGGGGGATCATTTCCTTTCTTATGCTTCTGAATTCACA AACACTGATGATCATTTGAAGCAACATGTCCAACAGCTGAAAGAAGAAGTGAGGAAGATGCTAATGGCTGCTGATGATGATTCTGCGCAAAAGTTGCTCTTGATTGATGCAATCCAACGGCTGGGAGTTGCTTACCATTTTGAGAGTGAGATTGATGAAGTATTAAAACACATGTTCGATGGTTCCGTTGTCTCTGCTGAAGAAGATGTTTATACTGCTTCTCTCCGATTTCGGTTACTAAGACAACAAGGGTACCATGTCTCATGTG ATTTATTCAACAACTTCAAGGATAATGAAGGAAACTTCAAGGAATCCCTCAGCAGCGATGTGCGGGGAATGTTAAGCTTGTATGAAGCCACACATTTCAGGGTGCATGGAGAAGATATATTAGATGAAGCACTTGCTTTCACTACCACTCACCTTCAGTCCGCCACAAAGCACTCTTCAAATCCTCTTGCTGAACAAGTAGTTCATGCCCTGAAGCAGCCCATCCGAAAGGGGTTACCTAGGCTAGAGGCCAGGCATTATTTTTCTGTGTACCAAGCAGATGATTCTCATAACAAAGCTCTGCTGAAGCTAGCAAAGTTGGATTTCAACCTATTACAGAAATTACACCAGAAGGAGCTAAGTGACATTTCCGC GTGGTGGAAAGATTTAGACTTTGCACACAAGCTTCCTTTTGCAAGAGATCGGGTGGTGGAATGCTACTTTTGGATATTGGGGGTGTACTTTGAGCCCCAGTTTTTCTTCGCTAGAAGGATTCTCACTAAAGTAATAGCCATGACCTCTATTATTGATGACATCTATGACGTGTATGGTACACTTGAAGAACTCGAGCTCTTCACCGAAGCAGTTGAGAG GTGGGATATCAGTGCCATAGATCAACTGCCAGAGTACATGAGAGTGTGTTATCAAGCACTCTTATATGTATACAGTGAAATTGAGGAAGAAATGGCCAAGGAAGGAAGATCGTATCGGCTCTACTATGCAAAAGAAGCA ATGAAAAATCAAGTAAGAGCATACTATGAGGAAGCCAAATGGCTTCAAGTGCAACAAATTCCAACCATGGAGGAGTACATGCCTGTGGCGTTAGTTACCTCTGCATACTCAATGCTGGCGACCACATCGTTTGTTGGAATGGGAGATGCTGTGACAAAAGAAAGCTTCGATTGGATTTTCAGTAAGCCTAAGATTGTAAGGGCTTCAGCCATAGTTTGCAGGCTCATGGATGATATGGTTTCCCACAAG TTTGAGCAGAAGAGAGGACATGTTGCCTCAGCTGTTGAATGTTACATGAAGCAACATGGTGCGTCGGAGCAGGAAACGCACAACGAATTTCACAAACAAGTAAGAGATGCATGGAAGGATATCAATGAAGAGTGCCTCATCCCAACAGCTGTCCCAATGCCCATCCTCATGCGAGTTCTAAATCTCGCACGTGTTATAGATGTTATATACAAGAATGAAGATGGCTATACTCATTCTGGGACTGTTCTAAAGGATTTCGTAACTTCCATGCTAATTGATCCTGTGCCAATATGA